One window from the genome of Thermococcus siculi encodes:
- a CDS encoding GNAT family N-acetyltransferase codes for MEIPPLDEEHIGEFQDLYVEFFKELREKQGWNAGDEEEYRKEAEEYFNRGDIIFLAFDGAPAGFIRISSRDGSFWIEELYVRPEFRGREIGRALVERAEKEVLKHDTSLYLLVLPQDKNAIGFWKRMGYTTINTIELVKELKPGDEKFHTVEILGEGFRIFKWRDERFSEEERRFMELLEKFYMQGGSKEEFLELVNRALEGWLE; via the coding sequence ATGGAAATCCCCCCTCTTGATGAAGAGCACATTGGAGAGTTCCAAGACCTGTACGTGGAATTTTTCAAAGAACTCCGCGAGAAGCAGGGGTGGAACGCGGGCGATGAAGAGGAGTACCGGAAGGAAGCCGAGGAATACTTCAATAGAGGAGATATAATCTTCCTCGCATTTGATGGAGCTCCCGCCGGCTTCATCCGGATTTCTAGCAGGGATGGAAGCTTCTGGATCGAGGAACTATACGTTAGGCCTGAATTCCGTGGAAGGGAGATCGGAAGGGCGCTCGTCGAGCGGGCGGAGAAAGAGGTTCTCAAACACGACACCTCCCTCTACCTCCTCGTCCTCCCACAGGACAAGAACGCGATAGGTTTCTGGAAGAGGATGGGCTACACAACGATAAACACGATAGAGCTCGTCAAGGAACTCAAACCCGGAGATGAGAAGTTCCACACGGTCGAAATCCTTGGAGAAGGCTTCAGGATCTTCAAGTGGAGGGACGAGAGGTTCAGCGAGGAAGAGAGGCGCTTCATGGAGCTGCTTGAGAAGTTCTACATGCAGGGCGGAAGCAAGGAGGAGTTCCTGGAGCTTGTGAACCGCGCCCTTGAGGGATGGCTGGAGTGA
- a CDS encoding CPBP family intramembrane glutamic endopeptidase: protein MLELIMALALWLLVLIPSFIIAGEVSKKKDDPFTIGVATQASFFLLSVAVISLIGNLDEYGFRFNVMYVPKAFFVGLLLSTITAPIAYKLVQNYRPDFLPDTPFKIAILMLVLAPLGEETLYRGLIEGYLLCRTSFWVAIVFTAVIFGLVHILAFRDAPRGFRIFIVLDAFLMGLVAGYFRAFSGSLIPTYALHSAANLVGMIGWLRLEKK from the coding sequence ATGCTTGAGCTGATCATGGCTCTTGCCTTATGGCTTCTTGTTTTAATCCCAAGCTTCATAATAGCTGGGGAAGTCTCAAAGAAAAAAGATGATCCGTTTACAATTGGAGTGGCAACACAGGCGAGCTTTTTCCTGCTATCAGTAGCTGTGATATCCCTCATCGGGAACCTGGATGAATACGGCTTTAGATTCAACGTGATGTACGTTCCAAAAGCCTTCTTTGTTGGACTGCTTTTATCCACAATCACAGCCCCAATAGCCTATAAGCTGGTTCAAAACTATAGACCGGACTTTTTACCGGACACTCCGTTCAAGATTGCCATTTTAATGCTTGTTCTCGCACCTCTCGGCGAAGAGACACTTTACAGGGGCCTCATTGAGGGTTATCTCCTTTGCCGTACGAGTTTCTGGGTTGCGATAGTTTTCACAGCGGTTATCTTTGGTCTTGTTCACATACTGGCTTTTCGTGATGCCCCCAGAGGATTCAGGATTTTCATTGTGTTGGATGCATTCTTAATGGGTCTTGTAGCTGGCTACTTCAGAGCCTTCAGTGGTTCTTTGATTCCGACCTATGCCCTTCACTCAGCGGCTAATTTGGTTGGAATGATCGGCTGGCTGCGGCTGGAAAAGAAGTAA
- a CDS encoding GNAT family N-acetyltransferase, with translation MIIKPLETEAEVLACLDIAKNLPEWLNEAGLRAIERDLGREKTYLAVEGGDVLGFITVKPISEKALEILWMAIKREHRRKGIGSALLKFVEELARERGLEVIVVKTSGDLSYRPYDETRRFYEKNGFVRVALIDPYPEWGEEALIYVKCLQKI, from the coding sequence ATGATTATCAAACCCCTCGAAACCGAAGCCGAGGTGTTGGCATGCCTCGATATAGCGAAAAATCTCCCCGAGTGGCTTAACGAAGCGGGCCTTAGGGCCATCGAGCGCGACCTTGGGAGGGAGAAGACCTATCTGGCGGTCGAAGGTGGAGATGTTCTCGGCTTCATAACGGTGAAGCCCATCAGCGAAAAAGCCCTCGAAATCCTCTGGATGGCCATAAAGAGGGAACACAGGAGGAAGGGCATCGGCTCTGCCCTGCTGAAGTTCGTTGAGGAGCTGGCCAGGGAGCGGGGTTTAGAAGTTATTGTTGTCAAAACCTCCGGCGACCTCTCCTACCGGCCCTACGATGAGACGAGGCGTTTCTACGAAAAGAACGGCTTCGTGAGGGTCGCCCTTATAGACCCCTACCCCGAGTGGGGCGAGGAGGCGCTGATTTATGTGAAGTGCCTCCAAAAAATTTAA
- a CDS encoding MFS transporter: MRWSEVPRDARAYMLYHTLIAPGLITWTLFPLYLMMTGYSILEVGAFFTAVNIVAIPLTYIFGRLFNRWDIKKGLIAIDILDGVAYVMYGLAKGAIAPLMLFGGKVIDKLSTLLYPLYQAYEQIIYPEDKYEEIFAWHLRLPEIATLVSFPVMGYLLGYVYTEPEYYRLTFLFFGLFSVVTVTYLWLFLPSVGKEERISPEGFTFRAGEFKRLLAFETLLTLAWGLAPEFILINYVVFVLKKTVFEITLITVASSVLRIAGTYASERVPKEKGFHAIALGMFLNALYAFVMALAPPFWLALAVYAIGDFGNALWFPFYRSWLFKLIPREKTTEFHAALSSYRRVLGLVTPVVAGFLASVHPTLPYGASLVGFIAAGLLLLWIAKRK, encoded by the coding sequence ATGCGCTGGAGTGAGGTCCCAAGAGACGCCAGGGCTTACATGCTCTACCACACGCTCATAGCCCCGGGACTCATAACATGGACGCTCTTCCCCCTCTACCTCATGATGACGGGCTACTCCATCCTCGAGGTCGGGGCGTTCTTCACGGCAGTGAACATCGTCGCCATTCCGCTCACCTACATCTTCGGCAGGCTCTTCAACCGCTGGGACATAAAGAAGGGCCTCATAGCGATAGACATCCTTGACGGGGTAGCTTACGTCATGTACGGCCTCGCCAAAGGGGCTATAGCGCCGCTGATGCTCTTTGGGGGAAAAGTGATTGACAAGCTATCCACGCTCCTCTATCCCCTCTACCAGGCCTACGAGCAGATAATCTATCCAGAGGACAAGTACGAGGAGATATTCGCCTGGCACCTCCGCCTACCTGAAATAGCTACTTTAGTGAGCTTTCCAGTAATGGGTTACCTCCTCGGTTACGTTTATACAGAGCCAGAGTACTACCGCCTGACCTTCCTCTTCTTCGGCCTCTTCTCGGTCGTGACGGTTACATACCTCTGGCTCTTTCTGCCTTCGGTGGGAAAGGAGGAGAGGATAAGCCCCGAAGGCTTCACCTTCAGGGCCGGAGAGTTCAAGCGCCTCCTAGCGTTTGAGACCCTATTAACGCTCGCGTGGGGGCTTGCACCGGAGTTCATACTCATAAACTACGTCGTCTTCGTGCTGAAAAAGACGGTCTTCGAGATAACTCTGATAACCGTTGCCAGCAGTGTGCTGAGAATAGCGGGCACCTACGCCAGCGAGAGGGTTCCAAAGGAAAAGGGCTTCCACGCGATAGCCCTTGGGATGTTCCTAAATGCCCTTTACGCCTTCGTGATGGCCCTCGCACCCCCCTTCTGGCTCGCCTTAGCAGTTTACGCCATCGGGGACTTTGGAAACGCACTCTGGTTCCCCTTCTACCGCTCGTGGCTCTTCAAGCTCATTCCAAGGGAGAAGACAACCGAGTTCCACGCGGCCCTTTCGAGCTACCGGAGGGTTCTCGGGCTTGTAACGCCTGTAGTGGCTGGCTTTCTTGCGAGCGTCCACCCGACACTTCCATACGGTGCAAGCCTTGTGGGCTTCATAGCGGCGGGACTGCTCCTCCTGTGGATTGCGAAGAGAAAGTAA
- a CDS encoding ABC transporter ATP-binding protein: MASEAPKSSLSLLKRFIGEALSHRRTLVIVILSIIGSALAVLAPPYILSVAIDRYIVPGNYDRFWVIALLYLCALIAQWFFATLQTFYIEVFGQKVLRDLRARLHEKVLRSSLAFFKNQSTGDLVSRIINDTGIVNDVLVSGLLGGLGSLLSLVGIIVAMLLLDVRLTLVTLTSVPLMILVAYYFGGKMRRAYRETRQKIAKISSVVEESVAGVETIRAFGREAEVEREFSRVSRDTIKAYLRVAVYMGLFWPLMNITSLLSVVFVIAYGGYLAYQGAVSVGVVVAFIQYAQRFRGPINNVVSMYDSLQSALAALERIYEVLDDENVEDYRGIHFNKLGGEIKFDNVWFEYERGRPVLKGINLHIPPASKIAVVGRTGAGKTTIANLIMRFYDPTEGRILYDGIDGREISRKSLRRKVGYVPQETYLFPGTIMENILMANPEASEEDVIRVCRQLGVHEFIMRLPKGYETSAGEAGKLLSVGERQLISLARALLKDPDIVILDEALSSVDPKTERLVQDAMLKLMEGRTSIIIAHRLGITRFADKVVVVDNGKIVEEGPPEELLARKGHFYRLYTSQMGEA, from the coding sequence ATGGCCAGTGAAGCGCCAAAATCCTCGCTCTCTCTCCTCAAAAGGTTTATAGGCGAGGCCCTCTCCCACAGGAGAACCCTTGTGATAGTCATCCTCAGCATAATCGGCTCCGCCCTGGCGGTTCTCGCCCCGCCCTACATCCTGAGCGTGGCGATCGACCGCTACATCGTCCCGGGGAACTACGACCGCTTCTGGGTCATCGCCCTCCTCTACCTCTGTGCCCTCATCGCCCAGTGGTTCTTCGCCACTCTCCAGACGTTCTACATCGAGGTCTTCGGCCAGAAGGTGCTTCGCGACCTGAGGGCGAGGCTACACGAGAAGGTTCTCCGCTCAAGTCTCGCCTTCTTCAAGAACCAGTCAACGGGCGACCTCGTGTCGAGGATCATCAACGACACCGGCATCGTTAACGATGTCCTTGTTTCCGGGCTTCTTGGGGGCCTTGGGAGCCTTCTGAGCCTTGTCGGGATAATTGTAGCGATGCTCCTCCTCGACGTCCGGCTTACCCTCGTTACCCTCACGAGCGTTCCCCTGATGATTCTCGTCGCTTACTACTTCGGCGGGAAGATGAGAAGGGCCTACAGGGAGACGAGGCAGAAGATAGCCAAGATATCCAGCGTGGTGGAGGAGAGCGTTGCCGGGGTTGAGACCATAAGGGCATTCGGCAGGGAAGCGGAGGTCGAGAGGGAGTTTTCCAGGGTATCCAGAGACACGATAAAAGCCTACCTCCGCGTGGCAGTATACATGGGCCTCTTCTGGCCGCTCATGAACATAACCAGCCTGCTCTCGGTTGTGTTCGTCATAGCCTACGGTGGCTACCTTGCATATCAGGGAGCGGTAAGCGTTGGTGTGGTCGTCGCCTTCATCCAGTACGCCCAGAGGTTTAGGGGGCCGATAAACAACGTTGTGAGCATGTACGACAGCCTTCAATCCGCTTTGGCCGCCCTTGAGAGGATATACGAGGTTCTTGACGACGAGAACGTTGAGGACTACAGGGGAATCCATTTCAATAAGCTCGGCGGGGAGATCAAGTTTGATAACGTCTGGTTCGAGTACGAGAGGGGAAGACCGGTCCTAAAGGGGATAAACCTCCACATTCCGCCGGCGTCAAAGATAGCGGTGGTCGGGAGGACCGGAGCCGGAAAGACCACCATAGCCAATTTGATAATGCGCTTCTATGATCCAACCGAAGGGAGAATCCTCTACGACGGTATCGACGGAAGGGAGATAAGCAGGAAGAGCCTGCGGAGGAAGGTTGGCTACGTCCCCCAGGAGACGTACCTCTTTCCGGGCACGATAATGGAGAACATCCTGATGGCGAACCCCGAAGCCAGCGAGGAGGACGTAATCAGGGTGTGCAGGCAGCTCGGCGTCCACGAGTTCATAATGCGCCTTCCGAAGGGATACGAGACCTCCGCAGGCGAGGCCGGGAAGCTGCTCTCCGTCGGCGAGAGGCAGCTGATCTCACTGGCGAGGGCTCTCCTTAAAGATCCGGATATAGTCATCCTCGATGAGGCACTCTCGAGCGTTGACCCCAAGACGGAGAGGCTGGTTCAGGACGCCATGCTCAAGCTGATGGAAGGCAGGACGAGCATCATAATAGCCCACCGTCTGGGGATAACACGCTTCGCCGACAAGGTCGTGGTAGTTGACAACGGAAAGATAGTGGAGGAAGGGCCTCCAGAGGAGCTGCTCGCTAGGAAGGGCCACTTCTACAGGCTCTACACGTCCCAGATGGGGGAGGCTTGA
- a CDS encoding ABC transporter ATP-binding protein, whose translation MADSLKQLIRLLGYLREYKPHFVAGLALVLLMSYTSGIIPVLIREAIDGGITTGDYRVAVYYAVLILLVAVLNGAFSFSGRYLLVKAAQHAVYYLRMDAFGAIQRHRMEFFDRTYSGQLISRITNDTERITRFLSFRVRMFVYSVFLIIVSLYYMARMSGTLTVVALLTIAIVVALNTTYARKVRPIYDEVRHQTGVIASISTGSIAGVKTIKALSVEESLQGKFEGENEKLYGLNVEATKITALYGNAPFLIMGVAMSAMLYYGGRAIMVGNLTVGELTAFLTYMLTMTWPLRALGFTIGDIQRSLAAASRLFDVIDSAPAEVDPPDAVELTNPRGEIEFRDVYLTYHTGKTVLRGLNLKILPGERVLITGPPGSGKSTLLKLIARFYEPEEGEVLIDGIDVRKVKTSNLRKIVAYVPQEPFIFNRSLGENIALAKPDASMEEIIRAAKIAKIHDFIALLPDGYDTVVGEKGVTLSGGQRQRIALARALLLEPKIILLDDPVSNLDAETERKLVEDLEEILEGKTAVIVSQRLSMAKLTDRVIVMSDGRVVEDGRPEELAGKGGFFSEMLGGGGWNGQ comes from the coding sequence ATGGCCGACTCACTGAAGCAACTTATCCGGCTGCTGGGATACCTGAGGGAGTACAAGCCCCACTTCGTTGCGGGATTGGCTTTAGTACTGCTCATGTCCTACACCAGCGGTATAATCCCCGTCCTCATAAGGGAGGCCATAGACGGGGGCATAACAACCGGCGATTACAGAGTGGCGGTCTACTACGCTGTCTTAATTCTCCTCGTGGCGGTACTCAATGGGGCCTTCAGCTTCAGCGGGCGGTATCTCCTCGTCAAGGCGGCCCAACATGCAGTCTATTACCTCCGCATGGACGCCTTCGGGGCAATCCAGAGGCACCGGATGGAGTTCTTCGACAGGACCTACTCCGGCCAGCTCATAAGCAGGATAACCAACGACACGGAGAGGATAACGCGCTTTCTCTCCTTCCGCGTGAGGATGTTCGTCTACTCCGTCTTCCTTATCATCGTCTCCCTCTACTACATGGCGCGGATGAGCGGAACCCTGACCGTAGTGGCCCTCCTCACGATAGCCATCGTGGTCGCCTTAAACACGACCTACGCGAGGAAAGTGAGGCCGATCTACGACGAGGTGAGGCACCAGACGGGCGTTATAGCCTCGATCTCAACCGGCAGCATAGCCGGCGTGAAAACGATAAAGGCCCTCTCCGTGGAGGAGAGCCTCCAGGGGAAGTTCGAGGGAGAGAACGAAAAATTGTACGGCCTGAACGTTGAGGCCACGAAGATTACCGCCCTCTACGGCAACGCCCCCTTCCTCATAATGGGGGTAGCGATGAGTGCCATGCTCTACTACGGCGGGAGGGCGATAATGGTCGGCAACCTGACGGTTGGCGAGCTGACTGCCTTTCTCACCTACATGCTCACGATGACGTGGCCGCTAAGGGCGCTCGGCTTCACGATAGGCGACATCCAGAGGAGCCTGGCGGCGGCATCAAGGCTCTTCGACGTTATCGATTCCGCTCCTGCCGAGGTCGACCCGCCCGATGCGGTTGAGCTGACGAATCCAAGGGGTGAGATAGAGTTTAGGGACGTTTACCTCACCTACCACACCGGAAAGACCGTTCTCAGGGGGCTGAACCTGAAAATCCTGCCGGGTGAAAGGGTACTCATAACCGGCCCGCCGGGTTCCGGGAAGAGCACCCTGCTGAAGCTCATAGCGCGCTTCTACGAGCCAGAGGAGGGGGAGGTCCTGATTGATGGAATCGACGTTAGGAAGGTAAAGACCTCAAACCTCCGGAAAATCGTCGCCTACGTTCCTCAGGAACCATTCATCTTCAACCGGAGCCTGGGAGAGAACATTGCCCTGGCCAAGCCCGACGCGAGCATGGAGGAGATAATCAGGGCGGCGAAGATAGCGAAAATCCACGACTTCATCGCCTTGCTTCCCGATGGCTACGACACGGTCGTTGGGGAGAAGGGGGTGACGCTCTCCGGCGGCCAGAGGCAGAGGATAGCCCTGGCGAGAGCCCTTCTCCTCGAGCCGAAGATAATACTCCTCGATGACCCTGTTTCCAACCTCGACGCCGAGACTGAGAGGAAGCTGGTCGAAGACCTGGAGGAGATCCTCGAGGGCAAAACCGCGGTGATAGTCTCCCAGAGGCTCTCGATGGCCAAACTTACCGACAGGGTCATCGTGATGAGTGATGGAAGGGTAGTCGAGGACGGAAGGCCCGAGGAACTGGCGGGGAAGGGAGGGTTCTTCAGCGAGATGCTTGGCGGGGGTGGCTGGAATGGCCAGTGA
- a CDS encoding nicotinamide-nucleotide adenylyltransferase, with translation MTKIKRGLFVGRFQPVHNGHVKALEFVFSQVDEVIIGIGSAQASHTLKNPFTTSERMEMLIRALEEAGLTEKRYYLIPLPDINFNAIWATYVVSMVPRFDVVFTGNSLVAQLFREKGYEVIVQPMFRKDILSATEIRKRMIEGQPWEELVPKSVAEFIREIKGCERIKMLATNLEKNEKELQAPIRIPEF, from the coding sequence ATGACCAAAATCAAACGCGGTCTCTTCGTCGGCAGGTTTCAGCCCGTCCACAACGGGCACGTGAAGGCCCTTGAATTTGTCTTTTCCCAGGTTGATGAGGTTATAATTGGAATCGGAAGTGCTCAGGCCAGTCACACGCTCAAGAACCCCTTCACGACAAGCGAGAGGATGGAGATGCTCATAAGGGCGCTCGAGGAGGCGGGACTAACTGAAAAGAGATACTACCTCATCCCGCTCCCGGACATAAACTTCAACGCCATCTGGGCGACCTACGTGGTGAGCATGGTTCCGCGCTTCGACGTCGTCTTCACCGGAAACTCCCTCGTTGCCCAGCTCTTCCGCGAGAAGGGTTACGAGGTCATCGTCCAGCCGATGTTCAGGAAGGACATCCTCTCGGCGACCGAGATAAGAAAGCGCATGATCGAGGGGCAGCCCTGGGAGGAGCTGGTGCCCAAGAGCGTCGCGGAGTTCATCAGGGAGATAAAGGGCTGCGAGAGAATAAAGATGCTCGCGACCAACCTTGAAAAGAACGAAAAGGAGCTGCAGGCGCCGATAAGGATCCCGGAGTTCTGA
- a CDS encoding SAM hydrolase/SAM-dependent halogenase family protein has product MITLTTDFGLRGPYVGEMKVAMLRLNPNAVIVDVTHSLTRHSVLEGSFVMEQVVKYSPEGAVHVGVIDPGVGTSRKAVIIEGNQWLVVPDNGLATLPLRHIRAKRAWTIDFERLGRFTGWRISSTFHGRDVFGPAGALLEAGIEPEQFAEEIPLDSLIRLDVEPRKAGDAWLLKVIYIDDFGNVILNLEDYGRPGDVELPDFGLRIPYRDTYGQVKPGELLALPGSHDYLEIAVNQGSAAERLGLKVEDEVRVRLV; this is encoded by the coding sequence GTGATAACGCTGACGACCGATTTTGGGCTGAGGGGTCCCTACGTGGGGGAGATGAAGGTCGCGATGCTCAGGCTCAACCCGAACGCCGTCATCGTTGACGTTACCCACTCACTAACTCGCCACTCCGTCCTGGAGGGTTCCTTCGTCATGGAGCAGGTGGTCAAGTATTCGCCCGAGGGCGCGGTTCACGTTGGAGTAATTGATCCGGGAGTGGGTACCTCGAGAAAGGCGGTGATAATCGAGGGAAATCAGTGGCTCGTCGTTCCTGACAACGGCCTGGCTACACTCCCGCTCAGGCACATCAGAGCGAAGAGGGCCTGGACTATAGACTTCGAACGGCTCGGGCGCTTCACGGGCTGGAGAATAAGCTCCACCTTCCACGGCAGGGACGTCTTCGGGCCGGCTGGGGCGCTTCTTGAGGCAGGGATAGAGCCGGAGCAGTTCGCCGAGGAGATCCCGCTGGATTCTCTCATCAGACTCGACGTCGAGCCGAGGAAAGCGGGCGATGCATGGCTGCTTAAGGTCATCTACATCGACGACTTCGGCAACGTCATCCTTAACTTGGAAGACTACGGGAGGCCTGGGGACGTTGAACTGCCGGACTTCGGCCTCAGAATCCCGTACCGTGACACCTACGGGCAGGTTAAGCCTGGAGAGCTTCTAGCTTTGCCCGGAAGCCACGACTACCTTGAGATAGCAGTGAACCAGGGGAGCGCAGCCGAAAGGCTCGGCCTTAAGGTTGAGGATGAGGTGAGGGTGAGGTTGGTTTAA
- a CDS encoding transglutaminase-like domain-containing protein, with translation MVMRKVLLALLVLTVLASGCLFKPPAEVRFSLDKTTVPPDGTIHVVVLVNNTGKVGLTGATLVLGDDSFQILQEPRFPDVLPVGEAVQLVWILKAPAKPGYYDLKLSLELTDELKRTWTGFYGQFRVVVSEEATAPDEISMNVSAPKSLHGGETARLTIRLRSTLDVPMDLIDLRLDLLEGMKIVSADALPDTIQPGEVIPLRYTVKAPYAYRNGYVSVILRYKVGDAEKSVVKSVPLEITWTPWNESEETLKEAYGLKYHWVTDEYLLDGYWADKYNSTPSVDREELKNWTLKVIGHSKSEMEAAEAVYKWMMRTYSFGDTTSTLEPGKIFIQDRISYAEGQILLTAMLRSVKVPARIVTLYNGTDCTKRPITEFYTADGWYVVDIEHGFVGSLEDYLGSPYFPRLYQLITRDGYRMVAQSPERLEGHEHVDVTGDFIANLEDRLLTVVSGRLKPELRSKLMIVMNNLDENERLYALFLLSSAPSDEELNGVMEEYGTKKIEQNVKTMYEFYRDMEWSDDFTKYWRIFAGEVR, from the coding sequence ATGGTTATGAGAAAAGTCCTCCTCGCTCTCCTCGTTCTCACAGTGCTGGCCTCGGGGTGCCTGTTCAAACCACCGGCGGAGGTTAGGTTCTCGCTGGACAAGACGACCGTTCCGCCCGACGGGACGATCCATGTCGTTGTCCTCGTCAACAACACGGGGAAGGTGGGGCTGACCGGAGCGACGCTCGTCCTCGGGGACGACAGCTTCCAGATACTCCAGGAGCCGAGGTTCCCGGATGTCCTGCCCGTAGGGGAGGCGGTTCAGCTCGTGTGGATACTAAAAGCACCCGCCAAGCCCGGCTACTACGACCTCAAGCTCTCCCTGGAGCTGACCGACGAGCTGAAGAGGACGTGGACCGGCTTCTACGGCCAGTTTAGAGTCGTCGTCTCCGAGGAGGCGACCGCTCCGGACGAGATATCCATGAACGTGAGCGCTCCCAAGAGCCTCCACGGTGGCGAAACGGCGAGACTGACCATCAGGCTGCGGAGCACCCTGGACGTACCGATGGACCTAATCGACCTCAGGCTCGACCTTCTCGAGGGCATGAAGATCGTCAGCGCCGATGCACTTCCCGACACGATACAGCCGGGTGAGGTCATTCCGCTCAGGTACACGGTAAAGGCACCCTACGCCTACAGGAACGGCTACGTCTCGGTGATTCTGAGGTACAAAGTAGGGGACGCCGAGAAGAGCGTCGTTAAGAGCGTCCCTCTGGAGATAACCTGGACTCCCTGGAACGAGAGCGAGGAGACCCTGAAAGAGGCATACGGCCTCAAATATCACTGGGTTACAGATGAGTACCTCCTGGATGGGTACTGGGCGGACAAATACAACTCGACTCCGTCCGTCGATAGGGAAGAACTGAAGAACTGGACCCTGAAGGTTATAGGACACTCAAAGTCCGAGATGGAAGCCGCCGAGGCCGTGTATAAGTGGATGATGCGCACTTACTCGTTTGGAGACACAACCTCGACCCTCGAGCCGGGGAAGATATTCATCCAGGACAGAATAAGCTATGCGGAGGGGCAGATACTCCTGACGGCCATGCTCCGCTCGGTGAAGGTTCCGGCGAGGATCGTCACTCTCTACAACGGGACCGACTGCACGAAGAGACCGATCACGGAGTTCTACACCGCCGACGGCTGGTACGTGGTGGACATCGAGCACGGTTTCGTTGGCTCCCTCGAGGACTACCTCGGCAGTCCCTACTTCCCAAGGCTCTACCAGCTGATAACCAGGGACGGATACAGGATGGTGGCCCAGAGTCCCGAAAGGCTGGAAGGGCACGAGCACGTCGACGTTACCGGGGATTTCATAGCGAATCTTGAAGACAGGCTTCTGACGGTGGTCAGCGGCAGGCTCAAACCGGAGCTGAGGTCCAAGCTCATGATAGTGATGAACAACCTCGACGAGAACGAGAGACTCTACGCGCTGTTCCTCCTCAGCTCGGCGCCGAGCGACGAGGAACTCAACGGGGTGATGGAGGAGTACGGCACCAAGAAGATAGAGCAAAACGTAAAAACCATGTACGAGTTCTACAGGGACATGGAGTGGAGCGACGACTTCACGAAATACTGGAGGATATTCGCGGGTGAGGTGAGATGA